From the Brassica napus cultivar Da-Ae chromosome A8, Da-Ae, whole genome shotgun sequence genome, one window contains:
- the LOC106439053 gene encoding ATP-dependent Clp protease proteolytic subunit-related protein 1, chloroplastic, with translation MATSMVSPLTSQLNHESVCSKFVLPKSPFMSGSKLFSSNMPCSSVPRRTRRSNCFASAKDMSFDHIPKQFRGDNLKDGVTQNFKNVPQYFYGLNPAQMDMFMTEDSPVRRQAEKVTEESISSRSNYLDNGGTWSMSGMNAADPKRYSMSVQMYRGGGGGGGSARPRTAPPDLPSLLLDARICYLGMPIVPAVTELLVAQFMWLDYDNPSKPIYLYINSPGTQNEKMETVGSETEAYAIADTISYCKSDVYTINCGMAFGQAAMLLSLGKKGYRAVQPHSSTKLYLPKVNRSSGAAIDMWIKAKELDANTEYYIELLAKGTGKTKEQINEDIKRPKYLQAQAAIDYGIADKIANSQDSSFEKRDYDGSLAQRAMGRPGGGNPTSPAGLR, from the exons ATGGCGACTTCGATGGTCTCTCCTCTTACTTCGCAGCTGAACCATGAATCTGTCTGTTCCAAGTTCGTGCTTCCCAAATCACCCTTCATGTCGGGATCTAAGCTCTTCTCCTCGAACATGCCTTGCTCTAGCGTTCCTCGACGCACAAGACGATCGAATTGCTTCGCTTCTGCTAAAGATATGAGCTTTGACCACATCCCCAAACAATTTCGTGGAGACAATCTCAAAGATGGAG TGACGCAGAACTTCAAGAATGTACCACAGTATTTCTACGGGCTTAATCCAGCTCAAATGGATATGTTCATGACAGAGGACAGCCCTGTCCGCAGGCAAGCGGAGAAAGTTACTGAG GAAAGCATCTCATCTAGAAGTAATTATCTAGACAACGGAGGAACATGGAGTATGTCTGGCATGAATGCAGCAGATCCCAAAAGATACAGCATGAGTGTCCAAATGTACAGAGGTGGAGGCGGCGGAGGAGGATCTGCAAGACCAAGAACCGCTCCTCCAGATTTGCCTTCTTTGCTCTTGGATGCTCGGATATGCTACCTTGGCATGCCA ATTGTCCCTGCAGTTACTGAGTTACTCGTCGCTCAGTTTATGTGGTTAGACTATGACAACCCATCAAAGCCCATCTACCTATACATCAATTCACCCGGGACTCAG AATGAGAAGATGGAGACTGTTGGGTCAGAGACAGAGGCTTATGCCATAGCTGACACCATTTCT TATTGCAAATCAGATGTATACACTATCAACTGTGGCATGGCCTTTGGTCAAGCAGCAATGCTTCTTTCTCTGGGGAAAAAGGGTTATCGTGCCGTTCAGCCACATTCATCAA CAAAATTGTATTTGCCAAAAGTAAACAGATCAAGTGGAGCTGCCATAGACATGTGGATAAAG GCTAAGGAGCTTGATGCAAATACTGAGTATTACATCGAGCTGTTAGCTAAGGGAACAGGTAAAACCAAAGAGCAGATCAACGAGGACATCAAGCGACCTAAATATCTCCAAGCACAAGCAGCCATTGACTATGGTATCGCAGACAAGATAGCTAACTCGCAGGATAGTTCCTTCGAGAAGCGG GATTATGATGGGTCTCTTGCCCAAAGAGCCATGGGAAGACCTGGAGGAGGCAATCCAACATCTCCAGCCGGACTAAGATGA